One genomic window of Luteitalea pratensis includes the following:
- a CDS encoding DUF1684 domain-containing protein, whose translation MFREAVDSPVPKADLDRFVPLGYYPIDDTYRTPAALAPLSDAESPAFEMPTSTGQRRQMRKAGKLKFTLHGQTYTLTAFVTAEDAARRRLFVPFRDLTAGLETYASGRYLDLDRTPTGLYDIDFNTAYQPYCYYDVKYDCPIPPAENRLTVPIRAGERMRHQ comes from the coding sequence ATGTTCCGCGAGGCCGTGGATTCGCCGGTCCCCAAGGCCGACCTCGATCGGTTCGTGCCGCTCGGGTATTACCCGATCGACGACACCTACCGCACGCCGGCCGCACTCGCGCCGCTGTCGGACGCCGAGTCGCCGGCCTTCGAGATGCCGACGTCCACCGGGCAGCGGCGGCAGATGCGGAAGGCAGGCAAGCTGAAATTCACCCTGCACGGCCAGACCTACACGCTGACTGCCTTCGTCACCGCGGAGGACGCGGCGCGGCGACGACTGTTCGTGCCCTTCCGCGACCTCACGGCAGGTCTCGAGACCTATGCCTCGGGGCGGTATCTCGATCTCGATCGCACCCCCACCGGGCTCTATGACATCGACTTCAACACCGCATATCAGCCGTACTGTTATTACGACGTGAAGTACGACTGTCCCATCCCGCCGGCGGAGAACCGCCTGACGGTGCCGATCCGCGCCGGCGAGCGCATGCGGCATCAGTAA
- a CDS encoding HAD family hydrolase — protein MALAAVIFDFDGVLADSEPVHLQVFQTVLDSIGITFTAEEYYAKYLGYSDRDAFVQVLKDRGLTIEDASLEALLETKQALFPQAIGDHALYPGAAECIARVAAHVPVAIASGALRHEIELILARSGLDGRFPVIVAAGETPRSKPAPDPYARAFALLDASGALRAGAAPTDVVAIEDSEWGLQSARGAGLRTLAVLTSYGKDSLPSADAWVPSIAAVTIAELEGLVDARSIRA, from the coding sequence GTGGCGCTCGCTGCTGTGATTTTCGACTTCGATGGCGTGCTCGCCGACAGCGAGCCCGTCCACTTGCAGGTCTTCCAGACCGTGCTCGACTCCATCGGCATCACCTTTACCGCCGAGGAGTACTACGCGAAGTACCTGGGCTACAGCGACCGGGACGCGTTCGTGCAGGTGCTGAAGGACCGCGGCCTGACGATCGAGGACGCCAGCCTCGAGGCACTGCTCGAAACCAAACAGGCGCTGTTCCCGCAGGCCATCGGCGATCACGCACTGTACCCGGGCGCGGCCGAGTGCATCGCGCGCGTGGCCGCCCATGTCCCGGTGGCCATCGCCTCCGGCGCCTTGCGACACGAGATCGAGCTGATCCTCGCGCGCAGCGGCCTCGACGGACGCTTCCCGGTGATCGTCGCCGCCGGCGAGACACCGCGCAGCAAGCCCGCGCCCGACCCGTACGCACGCGCCTTCGCGCTGCTCGATGCCTCGGGCGCGCTCCGCGCCGGAGCAGCGCCGACCGACGTCGTGGCCATCGAGGACTCGGAGTGGGGGCTGCAGTCGGCCCGCGGCGCCGGCTTGCGAACGCTGGCCGTACTCACCTCGTACGGCAAGGACAGCCTCCCCAGCGCGGACGCGTGGGTGCCGTCGATCGCGGCCGTGACGATCGCCGAGCTCGAGGGACTGGTCGACGCGCGGAGCATCAGGGCGTGA
- a CDS encoding SirB1 family protein has product MTPGDVEAFVALAQRPGEDDLAEAALQLARIEYPGLRADDTLVLLQALVDRTAAFVQASAAPGDAVGHLQHLGQFLFDLEGFTGNLSDYDDPRNSFLNDVLVRRTGIPITLSIIYIHVGRRIGLWLEGVNFPGHFLVRCKGMLGDVAPTEDLILDPFHGGIVLTERDCARILSRHAGEGARFDRTLLAPAFKVHILVRMLVNLKRAYAKLRSFSRARDVSDLVLALDPTSLTELRDRGLLSYQMGHYGVALADLERYLALTARRTRRNEDDDSELKEEFEAVWEHVKNLRRRVASLN; this is encoded by the coding sequence GTGACCCCCGGAGACGTCGAGGCCTTCGTCGCGCTGGCCCAGCGGCCCGGCGAGGACGACCTTGCGGAGGCGGCGCTGCAGCTGGCGCGGATCGAATACCCCGGCCTGCGCGCCGACGACACGCTGGTGTTGTTGCAGGCACTCGTCGATCGCACGGCGGCGTTCGTGCAGGCGTCGGCCGCTCCCGGCGACGCCGTGGGCCACCTGCAGCACCTCGGACAGTTCCTCTTCGACTTGGAGGGGTTCACCGGTAACCTGAGCGACTACGACGACCCGCGCAACAGCTTCCTGAACGACGTGCTCGTGCGCCGGACCGGCATCCCGATCACGCTCTCGATCATCTACATCCACGTCGGGCGGCGGATTGGCCTGTGGCTCGAGGGCGTCAACTTTCCCGGCCACTTCCTCGTGCGCTGCAAGGGGATGCTCGGTGACGTCGCCCCGACCGAGGACCTGATCCTCGACCCCTTCCACGGCGGCATCGTCCTCACCGAACGCGACTGCGCGCGGATCCTCTCGCGACACGCCGGCGAGGGCGCCCGCTTCGATCGCACCCTGCTCGCGCCGGCGTTCAAGGTGCACATCCTGGTGCGCATGCTCGTCAACCTGAAGCGGGCCTACGCAAAGTTGCGGTCGTTCTCGCGGGCACGCGACGTCTCGGACCTGGTCCTCGCGCTGGACCCGACCTCGCTCACCGAGTTGCGCGACCGCGGGCTCCTCTCCTACCAGATGGGACATTACGGGGTCGCCCTCGCGGACCTCGAACGGTACCTGGCGCTGACCGCGCGGCGGACCCGCCGGAACGAAGACGACGACTCGGAACTCAAGGAAGAGTTCGAGGCGGTGTGGGAGCACGTGAAGAACCTGCGCCGCAGGGTGGCCTCACTCAACTGA
- a CDS encoding TonB-dependent receptor yields the protein MRGKLLALMAMLGLVFGSASAMAQAPTGDIVGRVVDASGAVLPGVVVTVSGGALIQPQSAVTGNTGTYLFSGLQPGDTYTVKFELTGFRTMVVERVAVSVGGNTTTNATLEVSALQETVTVSSEAPLVDTRKTGTKTNFTQEQLQNVPSARDPWVMLERTPGIAMDRANVGGSQSGQQSGYISRGAAGANNKWMLDGVDISDTVATGSTAVYYDFDMLQEMQISTGGNDVTQQTGGVGINLVTKSGSDTIRGSGRYYWTDESLGSTNITEDLRAQGARSGAPIQNIKDYGIEGGGPIWKGRAWFWGSYAKNDINVGVVNFYKKEAGCPVNAADPLAQSLSIEEINNCLNTDQTLLDTYNIKGSALLFSGNTFTWHSNYNKKGRNARDASDTRPFETTYIQSGPVWTHKASDRHVINDRWVAEAAYAHVAGGFDLLFQDPSYRAVQPLYDIATTRWERSYDESVFERPATSVALNTNYFRPATLGGDHSFKIGYTFRNTPTTSTTVYGGDVTAQTRNSAAERARFWRSSALDYALSTHSVFAQDTYTRNKWTLTAGLRWDRQDDSAHGSSVESNPLIPQWLPGIDFQGADAGVTFSNWSPRLGVAYDLFGDSRTVVRSSFSVYYGQIGPGNLSGTLNPVTAASITFPWNDSNGDRFVQLNEVTLTRAAVIAFDGNYNPDNPGFLGTTNTVDPDLKNEKTVEYTGTIDHQLSSKMAVSLSYIYRQYSDFRFSQRVGIAASDWAPVTYQPTCAAGVPSCPQLTYFQPNISIPGTQRLVNRGGYARDFNGIEAVFTKRMSDRWMLDTNYAYNSAVDNFDSVQGYSTSFDPTNLGIYNGQQYAVEAGGSGIDNVFVNGKHLFKVAGVYTAPWDINIGGTYNFRTGYLFPQRILSPNRTGAAGTVNLILEPFGESRYDSFQMVDARVAKRFNFGRRSVEGSLDFFNVGNVNTVLTRNLNQAASTANQVTGIVAPRVLRLGVRVLF from the coding sequence ATGAGAGGCAAATTGCTCGCCCTGATGGCGATGCTGGGCTTGGTCTTCGGGTCGGCGTCCGCGATGGCGCAGGCCCCGACCGGCGATATCGTGGGTCGGGTGGTCGATGCGTCCGGAGCGGTGCTGCCGGGCGTGGTGGTGACGGTGAGCGGCGGAGCACTCATCCAGCCGCAGTCGGCGGTGACCGGTAATACGGGCACGTACCTGTTCTCCGGGTTGCAGCCGGGTGACACCTACACGGTCAAGTTCGAGCTGACCGGTTTCCGGACGATGGTCGTCGAGCGCGTCGCGGTGAGCGTCGGCGGCAACACGACGACCAACGCGACCCTCGAGGTCTCGGCGCTCCAGGAGACCGTCACGGTCTCGAGTGAGGCGCCGCTCGTCGACACGCGCAAGACGGGCACCAAGACCAACTTCACGCAGGAGCAGCTGCAGAACGTGCCCTCGGCGCGTGATCCGTGGGTCATGCTCGAGCGCACGCCGGGCATCGCGATGGACCGCGCCAACGTGGGCGGCAGCCAGTCGGGCCAGCAGTCGGGCTACATCTCGCGGGGCGCGGCGGGGGCCAACAACAAGTGGATGCTCGACGGCGTGGACATCTCGGACACGGTCGCCACGGGCTCGACGGCGGTGTACTACGACTTCGACATGCTGCAGGAGATGCAGATCAGCACCGGCGGCAACGACGTGACGCAGCAGACCGGCGGGGTCGGCATCAACCTCGTCACCAAGAGTGGGAGCGACACGATCCGGGGGTCCGGCCGCTACTACTGGACCGACGAATCGCTCGGCTCGACCAACATCACCGAGGATCTTCGTGCTCAGGGCGCCAGGTCGGGCGCACCGATCCAGAACATCAAGGACTACGGCATCGAGGGCGGCGGGCCGATCTGGAAGGGCCGCGCCTGGTTCTGGGGCTCGTACGCGAAGAACGACATCAATGTCGGCGTCGTCAACTTCTACAAGAAAGAGGCTGGCTGCCCGGTCAACGCCGCCGATCCGCTCGCGCAGTCGCTGTCGATCGAGGAGATCAACAACTGCCTCAACACCGACCAGACGCTGCTCGACACCTACAACATCAAGGGCAGCGCGCTGCTCTTCTCGGGCAATACGTTCACCTGGCACAGCAACTACAACAAGAAGGGCCGCAACGCCCGCGATGCCAGTGACACGCGTCCGTTCGAGACGACCTACATCCAGTCCGGGCCGGTGTGGACCCACAAGGCCAGTGACCGTCACGTGATCAACGATCGGTGGGTCGCCGAGGCGGCGTACGCGCACGTTGCCGGCGGCTTCGACCTGCTCTTCCAGGACCCCTCCTATCGCGCGGTCCAGCCGCTCTACGACATCGCCACGACCCGCTGGGAGCGCTCGTACGACGAGTCGGTGTTCGAACGCCCGGCGACGAGCGTCGCGCTCAACACCAACTACTTCCGTCCGGCCACGCTCGGCGGCGACCACTCATTCAAGATCGGGTACACCTTCCGGAATACGCCGACGACGTCGACCACGGTGTACGGCGGCGACGTCACGGCGCAGACGCGCAACAGCGCTGCCGAGCGCGCGCGGTTCTGGCGAAGTTCGGCCCTCGACTATGCCCTGAGCACTCACAGCGTCTTCGCCCAGGACACCTACACCCGCAACAAGTGGACGCTCACGGCCGGCCTCCGTTGGGACCGCCAGGATGATTCGGCGCACGGCAGTTCAGTGGAGTCCAATCCGCTGATTCCGCAGTGGCTGCCCGGCATCGACTTCCAGGGCGCCGACGCCGGCGTGACATTCTCGAACTGGTCGCCGCGTCTCGGCGTCGCCTACGACCTGTTCGGCGATAGCCGCACCGTGGTGCGCTCGTCGTTCTCTGTCTACTACGGGCAGATCGGGCCGGGCAACCTGTCGGGCACGCTGAACCCGGTGACCGCCGCGAGCATCACGTTCCCGTGGAATGACTCCAACGGCGACCGCTTCGTGCAGTTGAACGAAGTGACGCTGACTCGTGCCGCGGTCATTGCCTTCGACGGCAACTACAACCCAGACAACCCCGGTTTCCTGGGCACGACCAACACGGTGGACCCGGACCTGAAGAACGAGAAGACCGTCGAGTACACCGGCACGATCGACCATCAGCTTTCGAGCAAGATGGCCGTCTCACTGAGCTACATCTATCGTCAGTATTCGGACTTCCGCTTCAGTCAGCGCGTTGGCATCGCGGCCAGCGACTGGGCGCCGGTGACCTACCAGCCGACCTGTGCCGCCGGCGTGCCTTCGTGCCCGCAGCTCACGTACTTCCAGCCGAACATCAGCATCCCTGGCACACAGCGGCTGGTGAACCGCGGCGGCTACGCACGTGACTTCAACGGCATCGAGGCCGTGTTCACCAAGCGGATGTCCGACCGCTGGATGCTCGACACCAACTACGCCTACAACAGCGCGGTGGACAACTTCGACAGCGTCCAGGGCTACAGCACCAGCTTCGACCCGACCAACCTCGGGATCTACAACGGCCAGCAGTACGCAGTGGAGGCCGGCGGCAGCGGCATCGACAACGTGTTCGTCAATGGCAAGCACCTGTTCAAGGTCGCTGGTGTCTACACGGCGCCGTGGGACATCAACATCGGCGGGACCTACAACTTCCGCACGGGCTACCTGTTTCCGCAGCGCATCCTCTCGCCCAACCGCACCGGCGCGGCCGGCACGGTCAACCTGATCCTCGAGCCGTTCGGCGAGAGCCGCTACGACAGCTTCCAGATGGTCGACGCCCGCGTCGCCAAGCGCTTCAACTTCGGGCGCCGCAGCGTCGAGGGCAGCCTCGACTTCTTCAACGTCGGCAACGTCAACACCGTGTTGACGCGGAACCTGAACCAGGCGGCCAGCACGGCCAACCAGGTGACGGGCATCGTGGCGCCGCGCGTGCTGCGCCTTGGCGTGCGGGTGCTCTTCTAG
- a CDS encoding HAMP domain-containing protein gives MTRIRWHRRMQAHVAVGVSLLIALSLGSAVAVTSRVVTRRALEGAAWDLSAARRAFDRLVDAQAREASVQARFIAQLPVFRAHLIDPQLASDAATMDAMATDYRTQLDAAFLIVGSRRSVVTGRAGWPTRSLSSLVQSALAGAVAGTASRRLTAVDGDLYLIVAEPARFADEVLGAIVVGYTLDDRVARELAAITRCEVNLITGQAVAATSLAPTARRQLDALVRDAAFTATSAPAVRDVGTGTYVAATYPLSIAGDTVEGRLVLLQDWQPTRQSLREVRLQMALGGIAIFGLSLAAALVFSGRVTEALADISRAASETAAGDWTKLVPERGSAEVRSLACAVNAMATNLNRHHSEVEAQRLRVFRATMTTVHDLVNNFLANMQLIRLEAEDRLPQETLDLFDQLIQDNAAELRLLGELQVVREKEMAVGTGIEYPTVSGLKSQVRWAAEA, from the coding sequence GTGACACGCATCCGCTGGCATCGACGCATGCAGGCGCACGTCGCGGTCGGCGTGAGCCTGCTCATCGCCCTTTCCCTGGGCTCGGCCGTGGCGGTCACGTCTCGTGTGGTCACGCGGCGGGCGCTGGAAGGAGCGGCGTGGGACCTGTCGGCTGCACGGCGGGCCTTCGACCGGCTTGTGGACGCGCAAGCACGTGAGGCGTCCGTGCAGGCGAGATTCATCGCCCAGTTGCCCGTCTTCCGGGCCCACCTCATCGACCCGCAGCTTGCCAGTGACGCCGCCACCATGGATGCGATGGCGACCGACTATCGCACGCAGCTCGATGCTGCCTTCCTGATCGTCGGTAGCCGTCGCAGCGTCGTGACCGGCCGGGCGGGGTGGCCGACGCGGTCGCTTTCGTCGCTTGTGCAATCGGCATTGGCCGGTGCGGTCGCGGGTACGGCAAGCCGTCGGCTGACTGCGGTGGATGGTGATCTGTACCTCATCGTCGCCGAGCCTGCCCGGTTCGCCGACGAGGTGCTCGGCGCCATCGTCGTGGGGTACACGCTCGATGATCGGGTGGCACGCGAACTGGCGGCGATCACGCGCTGCGAGGTCAACCTGATCACGGGCCAGGCGGTTGCGGCGACGAGCCTGGCGCCCACCGCGCGACGGCAGCTCGACGCGCTGGTGCGCGACGCCGCGTTCACCGCGACGAGCGCCCCGGCGGTCCGCGACGTCGGGACCGGCACGTATGTCGCGGCCACCTACCCGCTCTCGATCGCCGGCGACACGGTGGAGGGGCGACTGGTGCTGTTGCAGGACTGGCAGCCGACCCGGCAGTCACTGAGGGAGGTGCGGCTGCAGATGGCGCTCGGCGGCATCGCGATCTTCGGCCTCTCGCTGGCGGCCGCGCTCGTGTTCAGCGGGCGGGTCACCGAAGCCCTGGCCGACATCTCGCGGGCGGCCTCGGAGACGGCGGCGGGCGACTGGACGAAGCTGGTGCCGGAGCGAGGCAGTGCCGAGGTCCGGAGCCTTGCGTGCGCCGTCAACGCAATGGCCACCAACCTCAATCGCCATCACTCGGAGGTCGAGGCGCAGCGATTGCGCGTCTTCCGCGCCACGATGACGACGGTGCACGATCTCGTGAACAACTTCCTGGCCAACATGCAACTGATTCGCCTGGAGGCCGAGGATCGGCTCCCTCAGGAGACGCTCGACCTGTTCGATCAGCTGATCCAGGACAACGCCGCGGAGCTGCGCCTGCTCGGCGAGCTGCAGGTCGTGCGGGAGAAGGAAATGGCCGTGGGGACAGGTATCGAGTACCCCACAGTCTCAGGGCTCAAGTCTCAGGTCAGGTGGGCCGCTGAGGCTTGA
- a CDS encoding plastocyanin/azurin family copper-binding protein — MVARIFVVGLALAALAVPLIATEAAVDLSGLVTVSGRAAANAVVWLDAGAASVARTPNAVLRQRSLKFAPQVLAVRAGTVVDFPNDDRVFHNVFSFRDGKRFDLGVYPVGSTRQVTFTNTGVSRLFCNIHPNMAGYVVVVDTPWFATSDAEGRFHIVDVEPGTYTWQAWRATGPVASGSISVRAGAVLEVAWP, encoded by the coding sequence ATGGTCGCGCGCATCTTCGTCGTCGGTCTCGCCCTCGCCGCCCTTGCCGTGCCCTTGATCGCCACCGAAGCGGCCGTGGATCTCTCCGGCCTGGTCACGGTTTCAGGCCGTGCCGCCGCGAATGCCGTAGTCTGGCTCGACGCCGGCGCCGCGTCGGTGGCCCGTACGCCCAACGCCGTCCTCCGCCAGCGGAGCCTCAAGTTCGCGCCGCAGGTGCTGGCCGTGCGCGCAGGGACGGTCGTCGACTTCCCGAACGACGATCGGGTCTTCCACAACGTGTTCTCGTTCCGCGACGGCAAGCGCTTCGATCTGGGCGTGTATCCGGTCGGATCGACTCGGCAGGTCACCTTCACGAACACCGGCGTGAGCCGCCTGTTCTGCAACATCCATCCGAACATGGCCGGGTACGTGGTCGTCGTCGATACGCCGTGGTTCGCCACCTCCGACGCCGAGGGCCGCTTCCACATCGTCGACGTGGAGCCAGGCACGTACACGTGGCAGGCCTGGCGTGCCACCGGTCCCGTCGCTTCCGGGAGCATCAGCGTTCGTGCGGGCGCGGTCCTTGAGGTCGCATGGCCGTGA
- a CDS encoding TrmH family RNA methyltransferase has translation MDWPTALSDHAVLRARGLFLAEGRLVLGRILAGAAGGASAIVAVLSTPAAARALDLEARVGDRLTTRSPAEMEALTGFNFHRGVLALVRRPSLADVRDVINATARAGSESRPYPTRDVAKADGRRPVLVVAEHLVDVDNVGSCFRNARAFDAACLLLDDRCPDPLYRKAVRTSLGTVLEVPWVQAPIRDLMEALATAGVITIGLTPDVGAATIAEAAAELAADTPAALVIGNEGHGLSAGTRAHCARLARIPMAQGADSLNVATALAVALYEWRVRRR, from the coding sequence GTGGATTGGCCGACTGCACTTTCTGACCACGCCGTCCTGCGTGCGCGCGGGCTCTTCCTGGCCGAAGGGCGACTCGTGCTCGGGCGCATCCTCGCGGGTGCGGCCGGCGGCGCCTCCGCAATCGTCGCGGTGCTGTCCACGCCGGCGGCGGCCCGGGCGCTGGATCTCGAAGCCCGTGTCGGCGATCGCCTTACCACCCGATCACCTGCCGAGATGGAGGCGCTCACAGGGTTCAACTTCCACCGTGGCGTGCTGGCGCTGGTGCGGAGGCCGTCGCTGGCCGACGTACGTGACGTCATCAACGCGACGGCGAGGGCCGGCTCGGAGAGCCGGCCCTACCCAACTCGAGATGTGGCGAAGGCCGATGGCCGCAGGCCTGTCCTCGTGGTGGCCGAGCACCTCGTCGACGTGGACAACGTCGGCAGTTGCTTCCGCAATGCGCGTGCATTCGACGCCGCGTGCCTGCTGCTCGACGACCGCTGCCCCGACCCTCTCTATCGCAAGGCAGTCCGCACGTCGCTGGGGACCGTGCTCGAGGTGCCCTGGGTGCAGGCGCCGATCCGCGACCTGATGGAAGCGCTCGCCACGGCCGGCGTGATCACCATCGGCCTCACGCCAGATGTCGGTGCTGCCACGATCGCCGAGGCCGCCGCGGAACTGGCGGCCGACACCCCTGCTGCGCTCGTGATCGGCAACGAGGGCCATGGCCTGTCGGCAGGGACACGGGCGCATTGCGCTCGCCTGGCGCGCATCCCGATGGCCCAGGGCGCCGACTCGCTCAATGTCGCGACCGCGCTGGCCGTGGCCCTCTACGAGTGGCGGGTACGCCGGCGCTGA
- a CDS encoding phosphotriesterase family protein — MSPMHDRREFLGSLAALGVVPLTLLAQDGRVATVTGEVAVRDLGMVLMHEHLMVDFIGAGKVSRSRYDADEVVRVALPHLKEAHDLGCRTLVECTPAFLGRNAALLQRLSQASGLRIIANTGYYGAARDKHLPAHAFKESARDLAQRWINEQRRGIDGTDILPGIMKIGVDPGGLSDIDRKLVEAAAIAHRATGLPIASHTVDGTAAHQSLDVLDAQGVAAGAFIWVHAHNEGDDASLKRAAERGAWVEFDGIGPDSVDRHVQLVKMMADAGHLGRVLVSHDAGWYHVGEEGGGTFRPFDTVFRRFVPAIRAALNEAAVTQLLVTNPAQALARRA; from the coding sequence ATGTCCCCCATGCACGATCGTCGCGAGTTCCTGGGCTCCCTGGCGGCCTTGGGAGTCGTACCGTTGACACTGCTCGCGCAGGACGGTCGCGTGGCTACCGTCACTGGTGAGGTCGCCGTGCGTGACCTCGGCATGGTGCTGATGCACGAGCACCTGATGGTGGATTTCATCGGCGCCGGCAAGGTCAGCCGAAGCCGTTACGATGCCGACGAGGTGGTCCGCGTGGCGCTGCCGCACCTCAAGGAGGCGCACGATCTCGGCTGCCGGACGCTTGTCGAATGCACGCCGGCGTTCCTCGGTCGCAACGCGGCGTTGCTCCAGCGGCTGTCGCAGGCGTCCGGACTGCGGATCATCGCCAACACCGGTTACTACGGCGCCGCCCGAGACAAGCACCTGCCGGCGCATGCATTCAAGGAATCGGCGCGCGACCTGGCGCAGCGCTGGATCAACGAGCAGCGCCGCGGCATCGATGGCACCGACATCCTGCCGGGAATCATGAAGATCGGCGTCGATCCCGGTGGGCTGTCCGATATCGATCGGAAGCTCGTCGAAGCGGCCGCGATCGCGCACAGGGCGACCGGCCTGCCGATCGCCTCGCACACGGTCGACGGTACCGCGGCCCACCAGTCGCTCGATGTGCTCGACGCACAGGGCGTCGCGGCCGGGGCATTCATCTGGGTGCACGCGCACAACGAAGGTGACGACGCATCCTTGAAGAGGGCGGCGGAACGGGGCGCCTGGGTCGAGTTCGACGGCATCGGCCCCGACTCGGTCGACCGTCACGTCCAGCTCGTGAAGATGATGGCCGACGCGGGCCACCTGGGTCGCGTGCTCGTGTCGCATGACGCGGGGTGGTATCACGTGGGTGAGGAGGGAGGCGGTACGTTCCGTCCCTTCGACACCGTGTTCCGGCGCTTCGTGCCCGCCATCAGGGCGGCGCTCAACGAGGCCGCCGTGACACAGCTGCTCGTGACCAACCCGGCCCAGGCGCTGGCGCGACGCGCATGA
- a CDS encoding alpha/beta family hydrolase — MAQLVRPDLYNTEMDAFTIEAPAGGIRATLYESAQPRRTLVLAHGAGAGQGHPWMRARAGDLADRGIRVVTFDFPYITAGRRMPDRTAILLDTWRHVVEHAGHRWAEAPLAIGGKSMGGRMATMLLGEPDAPATIRGCVALGYPLHPPGKPEQLRVAHLGGIRVPLLVVQGERDPFGGPDDIRQAFAAAGARVEVIDVPHGGHGFEVRAKDSRQADVHARVADTVARWLDTLSPL, encoded by the coding sequence ATGGCCCAGCTGGTACGGCCGGACCTCTACAATACGGAGATGGACGCGTTCACGATTGAGGCACCCGCCGGTGGTATCCGCGCGACGCTCTACGAGTCAGCCCAGCCACGACGCACCCTGGTGCTCGCGCATGGCGCCGGCGCCGGCCAGGGCCACCCCTGGATGCGGGCCCGGGCGGGCGATCTCGCCGACCGCGGCATTCGCGTCGTGACGTTCGACTTTCCTTACATCACAGCCGGCCGACGGATGCCGGACCGCACGGCCATCCTGCTCGACACATGGCGTCACGTGGTCGAGCACGCCGGACACCGATGGGCCGAGGCGCCGCTCGCCATTGGTGGCAAGTCGATGGGTGGGCGCATGGCCACGATGCTGCTGGGCGAGCCGGACGCACCCGCGACCATCAGGGGATGCGTGGCCCTCGGCTATCCCTTGCACCCACCCGGCAAGCCTGAGCAACTGCGCGTGGCGCACCTCGGCGGCATCCGCGTGCCCCTGCTCGTGGTGCAAGGCGAACGGGATCCCTTCGGTGGGCCCGATGACATCCGGCAGGCATTCGCCGCGGCCGGAGCCCGTGTCGAGGTAATCGACGTGCCCCATGGCGGCCACGGTTTCGAAGTGCGGGCCAAGGACAGCCGGCAGGCTGACGTCCATGCCCGTGTCGCGGACACCGTGGCAAGGTGGCTTGATACACTTTCCCCGCTGTAG